A region of the Roseiflexus sp. RS-1 genome:
ACGTCTCGCGCTCGTGGTAGTTGGCGCCGGGCCAGAGTCCGGTCAGGGATGGAACGGAAGGGTTATGCTCATCGACGCCAACTTTCAGGCAGATGCGGCTACGATTGGTAAATGATATCAGATGATAGACAACCTCGAAACGCGGCTCACGACCGAGATAATCGACGCCGCACAGATTCTCGAGGAAATTGAACCGCAATTCCGGGTCGTCGCGCAGAAAACGTGCGACATCGACGATCCGTTCCGGGCGAACGTACACGCTCAGGTCGCCGCGAAACTCCGCCGATCCAAGGATTGCATCAGGCAATGCCGCACGCAATCGCTCCAGCACGGTTGCATTGTCGAGCGCCATGTTTGAACTCTCCTGGCACAGGCTCGGCAGTGATTCCGCTACGAGAGGCGAACCGGCTCGCGCAATTCGCCATCGAGACGCATGCGCTTCACCTTCTCGTGCAGATGGATAATGCCATCGATCAGCGCTTCGGGACGCGGCGGGCACCCGGCGACGTAGACATCGACCGGAACGATTTCATCGACACCCTGCACGATCGCGTAATTGTTGAACACCCCGCCGCACGCCGCACAATCTCCCATGGCGATCACCCATTTCGGGTCTGCCATCTGATCGTACAGGCGGCGCACGACCGGCGCCATTTTCCGCGAGACGCGCCCGGCGACGATCATGAGATCCGCCTGACGCGGTGATGCCCGGTTGATCTCCATCCCGAAACGCGACAGGTCGTAATTGGCGCCCTGCGCGCCCATCATCTCGATGGCGCAGCACGCCAGACCAAACAGCAGGGGCCACATCGCGCTCGATCGGCTCCAGTTGACCAGCTGTTCGAGCGATGCAGTGACGATTCCCATATCGCCCGCTTTTTGCTCTATTCCCATCGCAGTGCTCCTCGCCGCCACTCATAGATCAGTCCAATCACCAACACCACAAAGAACACCCCCATCGCCGCCAGCCCCGGAATGCCGAGTTGTCGATAGACCAGTGCATACGGGAACAGGAAGATGATCTCGATATCGAACAGAATGAACAGCATCGCCACCAGATTGAATTTTATCGGAAAACGACGCTGTGCGGGACCAATCGGCTCCATGCCCGACTCATAGGGCATCAATTTGCGCCGATTGGGGCGCTGCGGTCCCAGGTAGCGTGAGAGGACGATCACGAAGACCGCAATGAACATTGCGACCAGAAACAGCGTCAGAATGGGCAGATAGTCGATCAGCATCGATGGCGCCTTCGTCTGTATCGAATGGAGCAAACAAAGCGCGTGCCCGGGATGGCGGCGTCACCCGTGAAGCAGCGCCCGGATGCATGGCATTATACGCCCTTCCAGATTTGTGTCAAGATGCACAAAGTTGAATATGCGCCGCCTCGTGCGCCAGCAGCGCGCGTTTCCGTTCGATCCCCCAGCGATACCCGCCCAGGGCGCCATCGGCGCGCACGACTCGATGGCATGGCACGATCAGCGCCACCGGATTGCTGGCGCATGCTCGCGCCACGGCACGCACTGCATACGGACGTCCCAATCGTTGCGCCACTTCCTGATAGGTCTGTGTTGCGCCATATGGAATGGCGCGCAACGCCTCCCAGACCAGGCGCTGAAACGGGGTTGCCATCACGTCGAGCGGCAGGTCGAGGCGTTTCTGGACGCCGTTCAGGTAGCTGTGGATCGTGTCGGTCAAGTTGTTGCTCACATGCCCGGTATGCCGGATGATCGCGGTTCCGAACCTGCGCTCCAGGTCGTCCTGCAACATGTCCGGGTCATCACCGAGTGTCACAGCGCAGACCCCGTGCGCCGTCGCTGCGACGAGAAAGTATCCGAACCTGCAAGGTGCGATTGTTGCTGTGATTGTGCATGGATGATTCATGTCAGAGTCCTGGTCTGAACCGCAGCGCCAGCGCAGCGCCTGCCAGCAACAGCGCCGCTATCACCGTCCATGTGAGATGATCCGAACCGCCGGTGCGCGGCAGCGTCGCTGGTGCTGCCACGGTCGGCGTTGCGGCGATCCCGGCTGCTTCGGGAGTTGGTGTGGCTGTGGTCTCTACGGTTGGGGATGGCGTTTGGGTTGGTGTCGCCGGAACAGGCGTATCGCGCGGTTGCGGTTCCTCACGCGGAACCGGGCTTGGAGTTGGAGTGGATGTCGGGGTTGCTTCCGCCGGTCCGGGAATGATGCGGATGGGAACTTCCGCCTGGCGAGGCGCCTGGACTTCGTCGTCGAACTCGTCGCGCACGCCTGACGCTTCGGCGCGGTTGATGAATGCCGCCTCAACTGAGCGTAGCGCAGTGAAGACAGTCGTGACAGTAATGATTTCACCGGGTCGCAGTCGGGTCAGTCCAAGACCGGTCAAGACATTGTCCCATTCCAGCACGCCTTCTGTGATCGTCGCTGTCGATGTCAATGTTGGCGTTGGTATGGCGCTTGCGAATTGGAGGTAGGTCAGGTCGAACGTATCGCGCAGCGGAATGCGGGTCAGATCGGCAGCGCCATCGTTACTGATCGTGATCGTGAATGTGAGCGGGAGACCGCTGGCGGCAACCGTATCGGTCACGAGTTCTTTTCTCACAATCACCTGCCCGCCGATAGCATCGCCGGTGCTGCTTCGTTCGTCGCCGGCATATTCCTGCCCGCCAAACCCCACGGCGGCGCCGATGCGCGCCCGGTTCACGGTTGCGACCCGTGGCGCAATCGCGCGAAACACGGTGATGATTTCGATCGATTGCCCCGGATTGAGCGGACCAAAGACCGTATCGGTCGTCAGATCGCTCCAGGTGATCAATCCTCCGCCGGTTGCTGGCGTCACGATATTCGTCGACGAAAGCGGAATGGTGCGTTCGAGTTGCAGAATGCTCGACTCGTACTCATCGATCAGCGGCAGCGTGGTGATCGAGATCGTTCCGGTATTGGTGATTCGGATGGTGAAGGTCAACTCCTGTCCAACCTGAATGACATCCGAACCCTGCAGGCGTTTTGAGATCTCCATGCTCAATGTGCCGGTCTGCGCTGAAGGGGCGGCTGCCAGATTGGAGGGCACGGCGATGTAGCAGATCGCAACAGTTGCGACGGCAACGATCACTGCGGCAATGAACGGGCGCCATCCGGTTGATGTCGCAGGTGGTGGTGTCATGCACGCCTCCTGTGCTTGTCTGAGCCGTGTGCGCTACTCGCGCGGTCGAACCTGCCCGCCACGCCCCTTTTCGGTAGCCGGAGGATTGGTGATCGCTGCTCGTTCGCGTTCCTGCTGCGCTTCCCGGCGCGCCTCGGCATCCGCGATCAGGGCGACGGTTGCGCGGAATCCCCACACTGCCAGCAGCGCCGGCGCGATAAGGAGCAGTAAAAAGAATGGCGGCAGGGTTGCCAGAAACACAATAACGCTCATCAGCGCCTGCGTGACGATAGTGAAGAGCGGTCTGCCAAACGCCAGCACCAGTGCGTTCCGAAACGCAAGCAGCAGGCTCTGGCGTTCCTGCAACAACGCCAGTGGACCGAGATAGATCAACAGGCTGACCCACGCCGCCAGGAAATACGCGAACAGCATCATCAGGTAGATGCCGGGCGGCGCGTCTATCTGTGCATAGAAGACCACATTCACCAGGATGATGAGCAATCCCGCAAGCCAGGCGCCGTATATTTGCCATCCAAAGCGATAGTGCCGTCGTGCTCCTGCAATGAAGTCGCTCAGTGAAACGGTGCGCCCTTCGTGGATCCGTTGCGCGATCACCGTCAACCCGGCGCTCGCCATTCCCATTGGCAGGGTAGTCAACAGCAACAATGCCGCAGCGCCGAACGGCGCTCCACCAACCGCAAAGCCGGCTGCCAGGATCGGCAATGGAAGCGTGACCAGCAACCAGACCACGCTGATCAGCGTGAGTGGCAGCAGGTCCTCGAAGGTGTCGCGCGCTGATTGCCAGAAGACGCGAAATGGGTTCATATGTCCAGATAATTGCGCGAATACTTTCGATGTGGCACCATTGTATCAGGCTTTTGCACAGAACGATACACCCTTTCTCAACGGTCGCGGAGCAGGGCGTCGAGACGGCGAGCTGTTCGCAGGGTTCGCCATGGCGTTGGTGATGGTTCGAGCCAGGCGGCAAACGCTTCTTCCGATACGGTGCGCCGCGCCTGGATCGCGCGGCGTTCGCGCAAGAGTTGCGCCCGGTCGTGCAGCGCCTCGATGCGCCCGGCGATCATTGCTGGCTGACGGGCAAGTGCAGCGTATGCCAGCGCCAGGGTATCGTATGCCAGAATATCCGGCAGGCAGGAACGCAGAACACCCGAAGGAAAACAACGAATGATCGCGCGCAACCGGTTGCGTCCCAGCAATCGCTGCTTGAGCGGTGATCCCTGACCGCCGGTGGCGGAGTAGATGTGCCGCGCCCGCGCCGCAGGAACGACCAGGCATTCCCATCCGCGCAGTTGTGCGCGCCACGCCAGATCGACATCTTCCAGATAGTTGAAGAAATCCGGCGCCATCAA
Encoded here:
- a CDS encoding methylated-DNA--[protein]-cysteine S-methyltransferase; its protein translation is MNHPCTITATIAPCRFGYFLVAATAHGVCAVTLGDDPDMLQDDLERRFGTAIIRHTGHVSNNLTDTIHSYLNGVQKRLDLPLDVMATPFQRLVWEALRAIPYGATQTYQEVAQRLGRPYAVRAVARACASNPVALIVPCHRVVRADGALGGYRWGIERKRALLAHEAAHIQLCAS
- a CDS encoding NADH-quinone oxidoreductase subunit A, which produces MLIDYLPILTLFLVAMFIAVFVIVLSRYLGPQRPNRRKLMPYESGMEPIGPAQRRFPIKFNLVAMLFILFDIEIIFLFPYALVYRQLGIPGLAAMGVFFVVLVIGLIYEWRRGALRWE
- a CDS encoding NADH-quinone oxidoreductase subunit B, whose protein sequence is MGIEQKAGDMGIVTASLEQLVNWSRSSAMWPLLFGLACCAIEMMGAQGANYDLSRFGMEINRASPRQADLMIVAGRVSRKMAPVVRRLYDQMADPKWVIAMGDCAACGGVFNNYAIVQGVDEIVPVDVYVAGCPPRPEALIDGIIHLHEKVKRMRLDGELREPVRLS
- a CDS encoding NADH-quinone oxidoreductase subunit C, with the translated sequence MALDNATVLERLRAALPDAILGSAEFRGDLSVYVRPERIVDVARFLRDDPELRFNFLENLCGVDYLGREPRFEVVYHLISFTNRSRICLKVGVDEHNPSVPSLTGLWPGANYHERETFDMFGIIFTGHPCLERILMPEDWEGHPLRKDVPLGAEEVAFTFNQDRIYAHKPFAKE
- a CDS encoding LPXTG cell wall anchor domain-containing protein translates to MTPPPATSTGWRPFIAAVIVAVATVAICYIAVPSNLAAAPSAQTGTLSMEISKRLQGSDVIQVGQELTFTIRITNTGTISITTLPLIDEYESSILQLERTIPLSSTNIVTPATGGGLITWSDLTTDTVFGPLNPGQSIEIITVFRAIAPRVATVNRARIGAAVGFGGQEYAGDERSSTGDAIGGQVIVRKELVTDTVAASGLPLTFTITISNDGAADLTRIPLRDTFDLTYLQFASAIPTPTLTSTATITEGVLEWDNVLTGLGLTRLRPGEIITVTTVFTALRSVEAAFINRAEASGVRDEFDDEVQAPRQAEVPIRIIPGPAEATPTSTPTPSPVPREEPQPRDTPVPATPTQTPSPTVETTATPTPEAAGIAATPTVAAPATLPRTGGSDHLTWTVIAALLLAGAALALRFRPGL